One genomic region from Pogoniulus pusillus isolate bPogPus1 chromosome 40, bPogPus1.pri, whole genome shotgun sequence encodes:
- the NXPH3 gene encoding neurexophilin-3 isoform X1 encodes MNLPRSCIVLLLQGSLSLLLHFPPLQAKKRPKTSVILPQVIQGQEEAGEGAEHSEAQGQEERAEAQRSRGLLSLKSLLTPALAQNLTLLQLLSSSSRELWDLLDQLPERHHPARPRGQRDLGPASGKLKKLFGWGDFYSNIKTVKLNLLITGKVVDHGNGTVNVFFRHNSTGQGNISVSLVPPTKAVEFDLEQQIFIEAKESKVFNCRVEYEKVERAKKTSLCTYDPAKTCSHEHTQSHVSWACSKPFKVVCIYITFYSTDYRLVQKVCPDYNYHSAVPYSPSG; translated from the exons ATGAATCTGCCTCGGAGCTGCATCGTCCTCCTGCTCCAGGGGAGCCTCTCGCTGCTG ctccATTTCCCTCCCCTGCAAGCGAAGAAGCGTCCCAAAACTTCTGTTATTTTGCCGCAG GTAAtccagggccaggaggaggcaggggaaggtgcagagcacagtgaagcccaggggcaggaggagagagctgaagcacagaggagcagagggctgctctcTCTGAAGTCTCTCTTAACTCCAGCCTTAGCCCAGAACctgaccctcctgcagctgctgagctccagctcccGGGAGCTATGGGACCTCCTGGACCAGCTGCCCGAGAGGCACCACCCTGCACGCCCCAGGggccagagggatctggggccaGCTTCGGGCAAGCTGAAAAAGCTCTTTGGCTGGGGAGATTTCTACTCCAACATCAAGACAGTGAAGCTGAACCTGCTGATCACCGGCAAGGTGGTGGACCACGGCAACGGCACCGTCAACGTCTTCTTCAGGCACAACTCCACCGGGCAGGGCAACATCTCCGTCAGCCTGGTCCCCCCGACCAAGGCAGTGGAGTTCGACCTGGAGCAGCAGATCTTCATCGAGGCCAAGGAGTCCAAGGTCTTCAACTGCAGGGTGGAGTACGAGAAGGTGGAGCGCGCCAAGAAGACCTCGCTCTGCACCTACGACCCTGCCAAGACCTGCTCCCACGAGCACACCCAGAGCCACGTCTCCTGGGCCTGCTCCAAGCCCTTCAAAGTCGTCTGCATCTACATCACCTTCTACAGCACAGACTACAGGCTGGTGCAGAAAGTCTGCCCCGACTACAACTACCACAGCGCTGTGCCCTACTCCCCCTCGGGCTGA
- the NXPH3 gene encoding neurexophilin-3 isoform X2 — translation MNLPRSCIVLLLQGSLSLLVIQGQEEAGEGAEHSEAQGQEERAEAQRSRGLLSLKSLLTPALAQNLTLLQLLSSSSRELWDLLDQLPERHHPARPRGQRDLGPASGKLKKLFGWGDFYSNIKTVKLNLLITGKVVDHGNGTVNVFFRHNSTGQGNISVSLVPPTKAVEFDLEQQIFIEAKESKVFNCRVEYEKVERAKKTSLCTYDPAKTCSHEHTQSHVSWACSKPFKVVCIYITFYSTDYRLVQKVCPDYNYHSAVPYSPSG, via the exons ATGAATCTGCCTCGGAGCTGCATCGTCCTCCTGCTCCAGGGGAGCCTCTCGCTGCTG GTAAtccagggccaggaggaggcaggggaaggtgcagagcacagtgaagcccaggggcaggaggagagagctgaagcacagaggagcagagggctgctctcTCTGAAGTCTCTCTTAACTCCAGCCTTAGCCCAGAACctgaccctcctgcagctgctgagctccagctcccGGGAGCTATGGGACCTCCTGGACCAGCTGCCCGAGAGGCACCACCCTGCACGCCCCAGGggccagagggatctggggccaGCTTCGGGCAAGCTGAAAAAGCTCTTTGGCTGGGGAGATTTCTACTCCAACATCAAGACAGTGAAGCTGAACCTGCTGATCACCGGCAAGGTGGTGGACCACGGCAACGGCACCGTCAACGTCTTCTTCAGGCACAACTCCACCGGGCAGGGCAACATCTCCGTCAGCCTGGTCCCCCCGACCAAGGCAGTGGAGTTCGACCTGGAGCAGCAGATCTTCATCGAGGCCAAGGAGTCCAAGGTCTTCAACTGCAGGGTGGAGTACGAGAAGGTGGAGCGCGCCAAGAAGACCTCGCTCTGCACCTACGACCCTGCCAAGACCTGCTCCCACGAGCACACCCAGAGCCACGTCTCCTGGGCCTGCTCCAAGCCCTTCAAAGTCGTCTGCATCTACATCACCTTCTACAGCACAGACTACAGGCTGGTGCAGAAAGTCTGCCCCGACTACAACTACCACAGCGCTGTGCCCTACTCCCCCTCGGGCTGA